ACCTGGATGGTCGGGTCCACGAGGCGGGCCAGCGCGTAGACGGCCCGGCAATGGGCGGCATTCTGCATCACCGGGCTGTAAATCAGCCGGGGCGGGGCGTCGGGCGCCTCGACAGCAAAACGCTGTCGCCACCGTTCATCTTCCGGGTGTCCGGTCAGTTCGCCGCCATACCGCTTTGTCTCCACGACATGGATGCCCCGCGGGCTGAGGAACAGGTGGTCAATCTGGGTGGTCCTGCCGTCACCTGTCGGCAGTATGGCGTTGTGCAGCACGGCCAGGCCGCTCCGGTCGAGCACGTGGGCTACGGCGCTCTCTCCTTTCTCGCCCTGGATGGCGGCGCGAAAGGATCGCCAGACCTGCGCCTCACGGGCCGTCAGGCGGCAGCTGCCGGAAGGCTTCACGCGATGACGTCGAAGTCTTGCCACGCAGTCTTCCCCTGTGGTTCCACGCCCCGATAGCATGTCCCGTATATCTGTCCATCATGCGACTGCAGCTGGATGTATTGGGAACCGTGTATGTTCCGGGTGAGGGGCCAAGTACATGTCTGCAGCGTGGATGCGGATCATCAATAGTGCCCGCTCAACCGCCAGCCTGAATGCAGGAGACCGGACAATCGGCGGCAGGCTCGTCCAGTTTCGCAGGGGATTCAGGATCCCGCCTGAACCCGGTATTCTCGTCCCCCCATTTCTTGAGAGCCATGATGACCGGCTCCAGGGTCCGTCCCCGCGGCGTCAGGCTGTATTCCACCTTCGGGGGCACCTCGGCGTAGACTGTCCGCAGCACAAACCCGTCCTGTTCCAGTTCGCGGAGCTGCGCCGTCAGCATGCGCTGGGTGATATTGGGCAGGCGCCTGCGGATTTCGTTAAAGCGCAGGGTTCCCTCGAGCAGGTGGTAGAGGATCACTCCTTTCCATTTCCCGTCGATCAGCTGAAGCGTCGCTTCAACGGCACAGCCGGGACTGCAATCAAGTGATTTATGCCGGATACGGGTCATGACGGTATCATTTCCGATACTATGGGCGTTAAAAGTGCGTTCTTGTCCGAACCCAGCATAATGCTCACTGTTCTCCTTCATCAACACAGGAGCAGACACCATGCGCGCCGTCGGTTACCAGACGCCTCTCCCGATCGACAATCCGGCTTCGCTCCAGGACATCGATCTGCCGAAGCCGGTCCCTTCAGGGCGGGATCTCCTGGTGGAAATCAGGGCTGTGTCGGTCAATCCGGTCGATACAAAAGTCCGTCGCAGCGCCACGCCGGATGCGGGTCAATGGCGGGTTCTGGGTTGGGACGCCGCCGGGATCGTTGCCGGCACCGGGCCTGAAGTCACGGATTTCGCCATCGGGGATGAGGTTTTCTACGCAGGCGCGCTCGATCGCCCGGGAACCGATGCTGAATTCCACCTGGTCGACGAGCGGATTGTCGGCCGTAAGCCCCGTTCCCTGAACTGGGCTGAAGCGGCGGCCCTGCCGCTGACAGCGATCACCGCTTGGGAGATGCTGTTCGATCGCCTGGATATCCGTCGGTCAGTCCCCGGCGTGAAGCCGGCCGTGCTGATTATCGGGGGTGCGGGCGGGGTCAGCTCCATCGCCATCCAGCTGGCCTGGGTCCTGACCGATGTCACGGTCATCGCCACCGCCTCCCGGCCAGAAACGCGCGACTGGGTGACATCCCTCGGGGCCCATCATGTGGTGGACCACAGCAGGCCGCTTGCCGCGCAGGTCGCCGCCCTTCCGACCGGTGCGCCCGCCTTCGTCTTTTCCACGACGCAGACGGATCGGCATATGCCAGAGATTGTCGCGCTGATCGCGCCCCAGGGGCATTTCGGCCTGATTGATGACCCGGCCGCGCTCGACGCCCTGCCGCTGAAGAAGAAAAGCCTGTCGCTGCACTGGGAGCTGATGTTCACGCGCCCGCTGTTCGGCACAGCCGACATGGGCAGGCAGGGCGAAATTCTCAACGAAGTCTCACGCCTCGTGGATGACGGGCGTATCCGCACCACGCTTGGCAGGAACCTCGGCCTGATCAAGGCGGCGAACCTGCGGCAGGCCCATGCCCTGATCGAGAGCGGTCAGGCAAAGGGCAAGATCGTGCTCGAAGGTTTTCCTGGCTGAAATGGAGAAGACCATGAAAGCGCTCGACGAGACAGGGTGTGGAACACGGGCGGAGAACAGGCCTCATGACTGATGAAAAGCACCTGATGACCCTGAACCGTACCGGTGGGCGGTTCGATCTCAACAGGATTGCGGCAGCGTTCCCGAAAACCGCGGATACGATGCTGCTGGATACCTATCTGACCGACAGGCCGGAAGCCAGCATCAGGGTGTTCCGGATCTATCGGGACGTGCCGCCGCATTATCATACCCAGTGTGATGAAGTCCTCCATGTGCTTTCCGGAGAAGGGACATTCTGGATTGATGATCCGGCTGAAGAAGCACCGTTTGTCCCCGGGCACCTGCTGGTCTTTCCGCGGCGTGCGGTGCATGCGGTGCCGCGTATCCTGCGTGATCCTGTCATTTTTCTTGCCATCGACACACCGCGCCGGGCACCGGATGACGTGGTGTTCGTCAATCCTGCCGAAGGCACGCCTTCCGGCTTCATCAAGAGTATCTGAAGTCATGTCGCGGGTCACAGATGAACTGGATCTGTGTCCCTGCAGCGCATGCCCGCAAAACGCGGCGTAAGTCCTGGGCGTCTGGAGACGGTTCCCTTTCCTGAAAGGCCCGGTTCGGGAAACATCTCTGTTCAGCAGGAAAAAAAGAAAATCAGGGGCGGCCCCTTCGGGGTTCTCTCACTCTGGTTCGCTAAGCGGCTGCGCCGCTAACCTCACTGGAGCCCCCTGCGGGGTCTCCACGCTTTCGCGCAACGGTTCGACCGCTCGCCCGGGGGTTCTTCAGGATGAATACTTATGAGATGCTTGATAATACTGCGATTAATAAAATGGGCATAAGGAAATAAAGGGAATAAAAACAATAGTAAACTAATGTTTACTGATAATATATTGTCTTTTTTATTGTATTTATATTCTGTCTGTACTATTCTTTATTTGTGGAGAGGGAAATGGTTCCCGCCACAGACGCCCCGCCCGGTGCTCCAACACCGGACAGGGCTGACGCCAGACAGAAAGGCTAGTTTCATGTCCAACGCTACCAACACAATGACCGCCGCCCTCGCTTCCGTGCAAGAGAAGAAAGCCGCCAGCAAGGCAAAAGCGGGCCAGAAGGCCCCCGCCGCCCGCCGTTTCGAGGAAGCGGCCCGGCGCGCGCCTGTCATCACCATCGAGGCCGCCGAAGCCCTGATCCCCGTTCCCGACCAGATCACCAAGATCGTTTCCCATTTCGGCCTTGAGGACTTCGATGCCGACGCCCTCGCGGAAACGGCCCGGCAGGCTTTCACCGTCATTGCCCGCAGCCTATCGCCCGTGCTGGTCGTGACCACATGGAACGGCGAGCAGAACGACAAGGGGCTGGAAATGCACCTCCAGCGCATGGCTGGCGCCGCTGTCGCGTCCGCCTTCGGGGCCGCCCAGTTCTACGACGCCAAGCGCGCGCAGGCCCGCGAACTGTCCTCACAGTTCAACGAGTATCGCGAAGAGGACCGGATGGGCGTCGACGGGCTGGAAAACAGGGCGGCCAACGCCCGCCGCTTCGCAGCCGAGCAGGGGATCAAGGCCGCCGCTCTGGTCGCGTCCGCCCGCGGGGCCCTTGCCGCCTACGAGGACATGATCGGCACCCCGTGGAAGCCCTACACGGCCAGCAACGCCCGCACCATCGACCAGCGGGCCGCAGCTGCCGAGATGGACGCCCTCGGCTTCTGACCGACCCGGCCGGACCCACGGCGGGTCCGGCCACCCACGGCAAGGTACCTTTCCGCAAGGATCGACCCGCATGAGTGAATATGAATCCATGGCAGACCGCGACGAAGCCCTTGCGCTTTCGCGTGCTGCGCCCCACCACGCATGGGTCCTGACGGACCGGGACGTCTGGCATCGCAATCCTTTTTATCACGGCCCGGAAATGCCGCATCCCGAAGATGACGGCGCGCATGACTTTATTGCCGACCACGGCATCGACGCATGGCGGGAGGCGACCACGGCCGCAAGGGTCGCAGCCATTGCCGCAGCCGAAGCGAAAGCGCGCGAGATCGCGGACGCCCCCGACCCCTGGTGGCCTGACGATCCGACGCCTTGAGAGACTATGCCGCAGGAGCCCGGAAACCGGGTTCCTGCTTCTGGTGTCCGGGGTCGCTATCGTGCTTGCAAAAAAATGCCCTGAAACCAGCATGTCGCCGCGAGGCGCCCGCCTCAAGCCCGCTGCGCGCCGCGCTTCGCGCGGTGAGGACACGCCCCTTTCAGTGAACAGGGCCGCCCGGAGCGCAGGGCGGTGCCCCGCGCTCCGGGCAACCCGGTCCACCTCAGGGGCATGCCCTCAGGCTTGACCCGGGCACCTCGCGGTCCTCCCGGCGGGCAGCGGCCTTCCCTGATCCGCTCCCGGGAAAAACAATGTCGGTCATGCAGCATGCCGGACAGTGGAGATGACAAACCTACTGTGTCGCCCTGCCGAACACGAAGCCAAGCTTGCCGTCATTCATGATGTAGGGCGTGCAGGTCATGCCGGGATGGACCGCGTCGTAGGGTTTCAGCCATCTTGTCGAGACCCAGCCGGGACGCAATGCGAGATTCATGCTCCGGACGTAGCCGTTCGTAGGCGGTGCGTCCGTGGCGATGGGGAGTACTGCCAGCGCAGGAGCAATGCTCGGGGCACCGTCCCGTGGTTCGCTCTGCAGCGGGATCGGATGCCTGAAATCCATCATGACCCGTTCCGGCGCATCAAGGGCCATGCATCTGTACCCGTCGAGCGCACGGACCGGGGTTCTGTGCAGCGCGAAGGCCGGGTGGCTGATGCTGCAGGTGAGGGCCGCAAGGATCGCGGCCCGGCAGGAAAACCTCATGCTGGACTCCTTGTCAGCCGGTCAGGATCGAACTGGACGCAGCACTGCCCATTTTTGCTGCGACCGCCGCGCGCCATTGGCCGACCGTGGTGGTTGAACTGATATTGTTCCCCGACATCGCCGTGCTCGATATGTAGGACGACATGAGGCTGCTGTCGTCGGCCGTCGCGATTTCAGCACCTGCGTTCGGGCCAAAGTTATAATAGGCGCGGGCATCAAGGGCTGTCGGGTTACTGATGCCACTGTGCTGCAGACGGGTGGCCGCATCCTTGAGATACTGCGCCGCAGCCACTGCCTGCGTTGCCGGGTCCTGCTGGCCTGCCGTGCCGCTGGTGATGGACGAGGCCAGCGAGGGGGCTGCTGCCAGTGCCTCTTCAAGGGTCTGGCTGTAGGTCCCGTTGCTCATCTGGAACGCGCCTGTGATCGTACTGCCGTTTCCGGCCGTGTAGAGGTTCTGGCAGCCGGATTCCACCACGCAGGTCGCGGCAAGCGCCGATGGATTGACGCCCAGCGCCTCGGCGTTCTGGGCTGCCGCATAGCCCCATGACTGCTGGTATAGGGTCTCAAGCGCATCGCTGTCGGACGTGCCTGCTGTCGCTGTCTGGGTGACGGCGCCGCTTCCGCTGGTGGCCTGGGCTGTGCCCGTCGTGTCCGGGGTCCAGCCACCGAGCCCCGGTTCCTGATAGGTTGCGTTGACATGTGTCGGGAGCCCGCCCGGCACGTTTACTGTCTGTGCCCGCCCGATGGGGGGAGTGACGAGGCCGCACGTTACGAGGACCACGGTCGCTTGCGCCGTGCGGCAGCATGGAAAGGGGAGCCGGATCACCTTGGCATCCTGTTGCGAGGCGGACAGGATCGACCAGCATCATGCGACTTGTGTCAGAACTTCGTACGGCGTTTCGGTTCCGGACCTGAGCGTGTCCGTTATGGACACGCTCAGGGCATCCGTCCGAGCGCAAATCCCGCTATCAGGACGATGGAGCTGTATCCCAGGATGCGAAAGGCCGTCTGCAGGTTGTACCGTCTGGTCATGGCCGTGGCTTGGCTCTCGATGGCGCCCCTTAATCCTTTCGTTATATCTGCGGTGATCGCGAGGAGTTTCTTTTCGACCAGCTTTTCGTTGATGGTGCGCAGCGTGTGCACCGCTTCAATGCCGTCCCTGAGGTGGCTGTGGATGGCGATCGTGTCCTGCGCCAGGGTTTCGCGCTGCTGTTCCGCCACCAGCCTGCTCTCGGCAGCGGCGCGGATGGAGGCGCGCCTGGCCTCAATGCAGAGGGTGCCGATCTGGTCTATCGCTGCGACCAACGCCGAAAGCACTTCGACTTCGGGTGCGATCGGACGCTCGACCCACTGGGCGGCGACCCGGCGCAGGTTCTCCATTCGGACCGCGAATTCACGGTCTGCCGCCTCGATGTCGCCCTGGGCCGCCATCAGACATTCTCCATAACCACGTCGGGCAGCCCCTTTGGCATCCGGGGCAGATAGTCCGCTCCGAGGTCGCGCAGGAAGAGGGGTACGTCCCGTTTGAGCCAGCGATTGACCCGTAGCCTGTCGAAGACCGAGCTTTTCGGCTGTCCGGGAACCGGCTTGTTCGCAGCAAAATCCATGAACGACTGCCCACGATCCGCGATTTTCTTCAGCCCGTTGATCGCGGGGAACACACCGTGCG
This Komagataeibacter medellinensis NBRC 3288 DNA region includes the following protein-coding sequences:
- a CDS encoding nuclease-related domain-containing protein; translation: MARLRRHRVKPSGSCRLTAREAQVWRSFRAAIQGEKGESAVAHVLDRSGLAVLHNAILPTGDGRTTQIDHLFLSPRGIHVVETKRYGGELTGHPEDERWRQRFAVEAPDAPPRLIYSPVMQNAAHCRAVYALARLVDPTIQVFSHVVMTGTAVLSPALVACTLSLSELETLLHDLERNVPQGTLINAWRRIGLACHASGHQ
- a CDS encoding cupin domain-containing protein yields the protein MTDEKHLMTLNRTGGRFDLNRIAAAFPKTADTMLLDTYLTDRPEASIRVFRIYRDVPPHYHTQCDEVLHVLSGEGTFWIDDPAEEAPFVPGHLLVFPRRAVHAVPRILRDPVIFLAIDTPRRAPDDVVFVNPAEGTPSGFIKSI
- a CDS encoding zinc-binding alcohol dehydrogenase family protein, with protein sequence MRAVGYQTPLPIDNPASLQDIDLPKPVPSGRDLLVEIRAVSVNPVDTKVRRSATPDAGQWRVLGWDAAGIVAGTGPEVTDFAIGDEVFYAGALDRPGTDAEFHLVDERIVGRKPRSLNWAEAAALPLTAITAWEMLFDRLDIRRSVPGVKPAVLIIGGAGGVSSIAIQLAWVLTDVTVIATASRPETRDWVTSLGAHHVVDHSRPLAAQVAALPTGAPAFVFSTTQTDRHMPEIVALIAPQGHFGLIDDPAALDALPLKKKSLSLHWELMFTRPLFGTADMGRQGEILNEVSRLVDDGRIRTTLGRNLGLIKAANLRQAHALIESGQAKGKIVLEGFPG
- a CDS encoding winged helix-turn-helix transcriptional regulator — translated: MTRIRHKSLDCSPGCAVEATLQLIDGKWKGVILYHLLEGTLRFNEIRRRLPNITQRMLTAQLRELEQDGFVLRTVYAEVPPKVEYSLTPRGRTLEPVIMALKKWGDENTGFRRDPESPAKLDEPAADCPVSCIQAGG